Below is a window of Enterococcus gilvus ATCC BAA-350 DNA.
TATGATGGTGCGGCTCTCCCGTAACTGTCACAGCAGGTTGATACGCTTGATCGATAAAATAACGTTGCATCTTATTCTTCCTCTGGTTTCTTCAGGATAATAGCGAACCAGTCTTTTTGTTGGAAGATTCGATCAACTTCAAAGCCTTGTGCGTACATTTCCTCTAATACCATATCTTTTTTATCTTCGATGATTCCAGAGACGATAAAGGTGCCCTCTGATTTCAATAAGCGCCACGCATCTTCGATCATTAGGACGATGATGTCTGCTAAAATATTTGCCACGATAACATCGGCTTCTTGCTCTACACCCACCAATAAATTATTCGCAGACACGTGGATATTTTCTGTATGGGCATTGAGGTCTACGTTTTCCTGTGCTGAACGCACCGCAACTTCATCTAAATCATAGGCATAGATTTCTTGTGCGCCGTAAAGGGAACTCGCGATACTCAATACACCCGAACCTGTACCAACATCCAAGACCGTTTCCCCACCGCGCAGCACTGTTTCCAGCGCCTGCAGCGTCAGATTCGTTGTCGGATGCGTCCCTGTTCCAAACGCCATGCCGGGATCTAAGGTGATGATTTTTTCATCTTCGTGTTGCGCTTCGTAATTCTCCCAGCTTGGAACGATCGTCAAATAACGAGTCACGCGAACTGGATGGTAATATTTCTTCCAAGCCGTCGCCCAGTCACTCTCTTCCACTTCACTGACTTCTAGGAGATTTTTTCCGATGTTCAAGCCGAATTCAGGGAGTTTTTCAATCTTTGTTTTAATGAAGGGCAAAATCTCTGGTAAAAAGATCGTTTCTGGAAAATACGCCATCACGACGGCCCCTTCGGTCAAGCTTGAAAAAGTCTCTTTATCCAGCAATTCCCCGTACTGATCTTCTTGATAATTCTCAAAATCCAAGGCATCTTCAATCGCTACACCTGATGCCCCTGCCTCCATCAAAATATTCGAAACAGCTTCTACTGCTTCGCTTTCTGTCGTTACCTTTACTTCATTCCATTTCATTTTTTTCGCCCCTTAATAACTTGGATATGGCAGATAGCTGCTGTCGGTTGGTTTGATCGTCGCCTTGAATACCGCATCGTCCCAGTTCATTTCAAAAACCGCGTCCTCACTATCATCCGCTAAAAAGTCTAGCAAATCGCTCTGGCCTTCCTCAATCACGTCCTTCAAATAGTCTACGACAGCGGTCAGTTCATTTTTCTTCATGCCTTTTTTGCCTTCGTAAGGAATCACTGCCAAATAATTCTCTGTATCGTAGTCAGATTTAGTCGGATCGACTAATACGATCGCGTCTTCAAACTCAATGATTTCCTCCTCTGAAGCCACGCCATCTACATCATCGATCTCAATCTGTTCTTTATTCTCTCCATAAATGCGAAAAGCGATCTCAAAACTGTGGTTTCGCGTATCCCAATCCAGTGCTAGTTCATAATCAGGAATTTTTTTGTTCAAGTATTTGTCTAAATAAGTAATCATGGTCTCTTTTGCCATTTTTAGTTCCTCCATCCATTGTTTTCTTCTAGTAATGCTTTGCGTTGATTGGTTATGTAAGGATTTCCAGAAACAACAAAACGCAGAGGTTTCTCCGTCCAAATCCCTTTATTGGGTATGCCGATGCGTGGAAGAACCTCGATTTTTTTAGGAATCCGTCGTTTTTCAGGAACCAAATGCAGGCTACTTGTAAAAATAGAGTCGCCATATAATTCACGAGTGATTCCTAGTGCCTCCACTAATTTCCCCGGACCGTCGGAGAGCATCGCTCCCGCTCTGCCATGACGATTGCGGATCATTTGCGCCACGCCATCAACCGGTTCAAGCCCTCGGATCATTACACCTTGAGGCGTTCCTTCAGGCTGAGTGATCATATTTAAGATCAAATGCGTGTGCATCGTGTATAAATAGATCGTTCCCGGCTTTTCATACATGGCACGTACACGAGGAGTCGCACGCATCCCGTAACTATGCGCCGCTTCATCCTCTGGCCCTAAGTAGGCTTCACAATCAACGATGTAGCCACCTAATGTCCCAGAAGGCGTTTCATGCTCTAAATACATTCCCAATAAATAGCGCGCCACATTTTCCGTCGTTTCTGTATTAAAATAATCAATTAACTGCTCCATTTTTCTCACCTTCTACATGATACACAATAATCCTGCCGCATGCTACGCTCAACGACCAAAACTCAGCAAACACAAAGGAATCTTTCTAGTCGAACAATAGAACTCCCTCCCCTTCTCTAACATATCCAAACAAAGCACCCTCACCAAAAAAATGCTATAATGAGAACATACATTTGCCAGTCCAACTTTTCGCAGTTTACTAAATTCAACGTGAACACACTTTGTTAAATGTAAACATCAGAAGAACTGTTTCGTTGGATGCTAAGCGTACGAAAATAGATACCTTACTCTGAGCTAGCTGCCAGTTCTGCTTTTCGCAGTTTATTAAAACTCGTAATTAATCTGCTTTTTACTCGTAACCATCGCAACTGAAATAGTATTATTCATTCTTTCAAGGAGGTTTCTCATGCAACAGCCGTTAGCTTATCGTATGCGCCCACGCAACTTAGACGAAGTTGTCGGGCAGCAGCATCTAGTTGGTCCCGGAAAAATTATTCGGCGCATGGTTGATGCGCGAATGCTTTCTTCGATGATTTTATATGGACCGCCAGGCACAGGAAAAACCAGTATCGCAAGCGCCATTGCTGGCTCAACAAATTATGCGTTTCGAATGTTGAATGCGGCTACGGACGCAAAAAAAGATTTACAGATCGTCGCCGAAGAAGCAAAAATGAGCGGGACAGTTATTTTATTGTTAGATGAAGTGCATCGCTTAGATAAAACCAAACAGGATTTTCTACTGCCTCATTTAGAAAGCGGCCGCATCATCATGATTGGGGCTACCA
It encodes the following:
- a CDS encoding DNA-3-methyladenine glycosylase — translated: MEQLIDYFNTETTENVARYLLGMYLEHETPSGTLGGYIVDCEAYLGPEDEAAHSYGMRATPRVRAMYEKPGTIYLYTMHTHLILNMITQPEGTPQGVMIRGLEPVDGVAQMIRNRHGRAGAMLSDGPGKLVEALGITRELYGDSIFTSSLHLVPEKRRIPKKIEVLPRIGIPNKGIWTEKPLRFVVSGNPYITNQRKALLEENNGWRN
- the prmA gene encoding 50S ribosomal protein L11 methyltransferase; translation: MKWNEVKVTTESEAVEAVSNILMEAGASGVAIEDALDFENYQEDQYGELLDKETFSSLTEGAVVMAYFPETIFLPEILPFIKTKIEKLPEFGLNIGKNLLEVSEVEESDWATAWKKYYHPVRVTRYLTIVPSWENYEAQHEDEKIITLDPGMAFGTGTHPTTNLTLQALETVLRGGETVLDVGTGSGVLSIASSLYGAQEIYAYDLDEVAVRSAQENVDLNAHTENIHVSANNLLVGVEQEADVIVANILADIIVLMIEDAWRLLKSEGTFIVSGIIEDKKDMVLEEMYAQGFEVDRIFQQKDWFAIILKKPEEE
- a CDS encoding DUF3013 family protein gives rise to the protein MAKETMITYLDKYLNKKIPDYELALDWDTRNHSFEIAFRIYGENKEQIEIDDVDGVASEEEIIEFEDAIVLVDPTKSDYDTENYLAVIPYEGKKGMKKNELTAVVDYLKDVIEEGQSDLLDFLADDSEDAVFEMNWDDAVFKATIKPTDSSYLPYPSY